A region from the Flavobacteriales bacterium genome encodes:
- a CDS encoding ribonuclease P protein component, giving the protein MSNATTAPRLTFSKQERLCGKLRIESVVKQGKAINEPPFRLIGLPMEMPKGVQAQITFAVPKRNVPLAVDRNRTKRRMREAYRLEKPVLFSTLKERNLNLAWLIVYQGRAVPTWDNTRSKISRCIHRWLEVHG; this is encoded by the coding sequence GTGAGCAACGCCACAACTGCACCTCGCCTTACTTTCAGCAAGCAGGAGCGCCTATGCGGCAAGCTCCGCATCGAAAGCGTGGTGAAGCAGGGCAAGGCCATCAATGAACCGCCGTTCAGGCTCATCGGCCTGCCCATGGAGATGCCCAAGGGCGTGCAGGCGCAGATCACCTTCGCCGTGCCCAAGCGCAACGTGCCCTTGGCCGTGGACCGCAACCGCACCAAACGCCGCATGCGCGAGGCCTATCGGCTGGAGAAGCCTGTCCTTTTCAGCACGTTGAAAGAGCGCAACCTGAACCTTGCGTGGCTCATCGTGTACCAAGGTCGCGCCGTGCCAACATGGGATAACACGCGCAGCAAAATATCCCGGTGCATCCACCGTTGGCTCGAAGTGCATGGCTAA
- the yidD gene encoding membrane protein insertion efficiency factor YidD, which translates to MANPVAYLMIGLVRVYQYTLSPLLPGECRYAPSCSHYGVEALKKHGALKGGWLTLKRFLSCHPWGGHGYDPVPQPRNQRAKPT; encoded by the coding sequence ATGGCTAATCCCGTGGCATACCTGATGATCGGCCTGGTGAGGGTTTACCAGTACACCCTCAGCCCCTTGCTGCCCGGCGAATGCCGGTACGCACCCAGCTGTTCGCATTACGGTGTTGAGGCCTTGAAAAAACACGGTGCACTGAAGGGCGGCTGGCTCACCCTGAAACGTTTTCTTTCCTGTCATCCTTGGGGCGGCCACGGCTACGACCCCGTTCCACAACCACGTAACCAACGCGCAAAACCAACATGA
- a CDS encoding S41 family peptidase: MKRTIKRTLVIGSIAIVGGLGIAAGDNYFEISKNIEVFTEVYKELNIYYVDEVNPGEIMKTGIDAMLTSLDPYTDYIPESDIEEYRFQTTGQYGGIGALIKTQGEKVLVSEPYETFPAANAGFRAGDEIISVDGRKVSGMDTEGASKLLKGQAGTQVKIVTRRAGVETEHSLTRMEIKIPDVPYKGFVDEANKVGYVKLNGFTATAGLDVRNAMKELKEQGMQKMVLDLRGNGGGLLREAVNIVNLFVPKGEKVVETKGKIAEWDKSYSTLSDALDATVPLVVIVDEGSASASEIVAGALQDLDRAVILGDRTYGKGLVQQTRDIVYNNKVKVTVAKYYIPSGRCIQKIDYAHRDSSGRAINVADSAIKAFKTKNGRPVFDGRGIAPDVAMDEPEMAKVVGGLASKDLFFEYANKYRAEHDTIPAPEQFIITDAIYNDFLAFVKNKDFSYETESNDALDELVEAAKRERYYEHSEKAIEALKAELKPNKEEELRRFRDDVAEVLRGEIVSRYGLQTARYRAALAGDPYLKRALEVLNTGGTTDILSGKK, translated from the coding sequence ATGAAGCGCACCATCAAACGCACCCTCGTCATCGGCTCCATCGCCATCGTCGGCGGCCTCGGCATCGCTGCCGGCGACAACTACTTCGAGATCAGCAAGAACATCGAGGTCTTCACCGAGGTGTACAAGGAGCTGAACATCTACTACGTGGACGAAGTGAACCCGGGTGAGATCATGAAGACGGGCATCGACGCGATGCTCACCTCGCTCGACCCCTACACGGACTACATCCCGGAAAGCGACATCGAGGAGTACCGCTTCCAGACCACCGGCCAGTACGGTGGCATCGGTGCGTTGATCAAAACGCAGGGCGAGAAGGTGCTCGTCAGCGAACCCTACGAGACGTTCCCAGCGGCCAACGCCGGGTTCCGCGCCGGTGACGAGATCATCAGCGTGGACGGCAGGAAGGTGAGCGGCATGGACACCGAGGGCGCCAGCAAGCTCCTGAAAGGCCAGGCGGGCACTCAAGTGAAGATCGTGACCCGTCGCGCCGGCGTGGAAACGGAGCACTCGCTCACGCGCATGGAGATCAAGATCCCCGACGTGCCCTACAAGGGCTTCGTGGACGAAGCGAACAAGGTGGGCTACGTGAAGCTGAACGGGTTCACGGCCACGGCTGGCCTCGATGTGCGCAACGCCATGAAGGAGCTGAAGGAACAGGGCATGCAGAAGATGGTGCTCGACCTGCGCGGCAACGGCGGTGGCCTGTTGCGCGAGGCGGTCAACATCGTGAACCTCTTCGTGCCGAAGGGCGAGAAGGTGGTGGAAACGAAAGGCAAGATCGCCGAGTGGGACAAGAGCTACAGCACCCTGAGCGATGCACTGGACGCAACCGTGCCCTTGGTAGTGATCGTGGACGAGGGCAGCGCCAGCGCCAGCGAGATCGTTGCAGGAGCCTTGCAGGACCTGGACCGTGCGGTGATCCTCGGCGACCGTACCTATGGCAAGGGCTTGGTGCAGCAAACGCGAGACATCGTGTACAACAACAAGGTGAAGGTGACGGTGGCCAAGTACTACATCCCCAGCGGCCGCTGCATCCAGAAGATCGACTACGCGCACCGCGACAGCTCGGGCAGGGCCATCAACGTGGCCGACAGTGCCATCAAGGCGTTCAAGACGAAGAACGGCAGGCCCGTGTTCGACGGTCGCGGCATCGCTCCGGATGTGGCCATGGACGAGCCCGAGATGGCCAAGGTGGTCGGTGGTCTCGCTTCGAAGGACCTCTTCTTCGAGTACGCGAACAAGTACCGTGCGGAGCACGACACCATTCCGGCGCCGGAGCAGTTCATCATCACCGATGCCATCTACAACGACTTCCTCGCCTTCGTGAAGAACAAGGATTTCTCCTACGAGACGGAGAGCAACGACGCGTTGGACGAACTGGTGGAGGCCGCTAAACGTGAACGCTACTACGAACATTCGGAGAAGGCCATCGAAGCGTTGAAGGCCGAGCTGAAGCCGAACAAGGAAGAGGAACTGCGCCGCTTCCGCGATGACGTGGCCGAAGTGCTGCGCGGCGAGATCGTGAGCCGTTATGGCCTGCAGACCGCACGTTACCGAGCAGCGTTGGCCGGTGACCCGTACTTGAAGCGCGCGCTTGAAGTGCTCAATACAGGCGGCACCACGGACATCCTCAGCGGCAAGAAGTAG